A genomic stretch from Sebastes fasciatus isolate fSebFas1 chromosome 23, fSebFas1.pri, whole genome shotgun sequence includes:
- the ube2h gene encoding ubiquitin-conjugating enzyme E2 H: MSSPSPGKRRMDTDVVKLIESKHEVTILSGLNEFVVKFFGPQGTPYEGGVWKVRVDLPDKYPFKSPSIGFMNKIFHPNIDEASGTVCLDVINQTWTALYDLTNIFESFLPQLLAYPNPIDPLNGDAAAMYLHRPEEYKQKIKEYIQKYATEEALKEQEEGAGDSSSESSMSDFSEDEAQDMEL, encoded by the exons CATTGAGAGCAAGCATGAAGTCACCATCCTCAGTGGACTCAATGAATTTGTAGTGAAGTTTTTCGGACCACAAGGAA CACCGTACGAAGGAGGCGTGTGGAAGGTGCGAGTAGATCTTCCCGACAAATATCCTTTCAAATCGCCATCAATAG GATTCATGAACAAGATTTTTCATCCCAACATTGACGAAGC GTCAGGGACAGTGTGCTTAGATGTCATCAACCAGACATGGACGGCCCTTTATG ATCTGACCAACATCTTTGAGTCGTTCCTGCCGCAGCTGCTGGCTTACCCAAACCCCATCGACCCCCTGAATGGAGATGCAGCTGCCATGTACCTTCACCGGCCAGAGGAGTACAAGCAGAAAATCAAAG AGTACATCCAGAAATATGCAACAGAGGAGGCTCTGAAGGAGCAGGAAGAGGGGGCAGGCGACTCTTCATCTGAAAGCTCCATGTCTGATTTCTCAGAAGACGAGGCCCAGGACATGGAGTTGTAG